From a single Okeanomitos corallinicola TIOX110 genomic region:
- the serS gene encoding serine--tRNA ligase: MLDIKQIRENPQLVQEKLNSRSGKYDIQPILDLSQKQRELELKRSQLQARSNEIGKLVGQKIKSGVSPQSEEILALKEEGNTLKTTLSELEPQEKELKAQIQDLLLALPNLPSDTTPIGASEDDNPEVRKWGDEYKPENSNILPHWEIGEKMGILNFERAVKIAQSRFVSLIGAGAALERALIQFMLSKHIENGYIEVSPPILVNTDSLTGTGQLPKFAEESFKCADDELWLIPTAEVPVTNFYRGEIINAEELPIYHCAYTPCFRREAGSYGRDMRGLIRLHQFNKVELVKLVKPEDSFEELEKLVGSAESILQGLKLPYRVINLCTADLGFGATKTYDLEVWLPSSGKYREISSCSNCVDFQARRADIRFKEAGKKGTQFVHTLNGSGLAVGRTMAAILENYQQADGTIKVPEVLQVYLGREVL, encoded by the coding sequence ATGCTGGATATTAAACAAATTAGAGAAAATCCCCAACTCGTACAAGAAAAGTTGAACAGTCGCAGTGGTAAATATGACATTCAACCTATATTAGATTTGAGTCAAAAACAGCGGGAATTAGAATTAAAACGTAGTCAATTACAAGCTCGTAGTAATGAAATTGGTAAACTGGTAGGACAAAAAATCAAATCTGGTGTTAGTCCGCAAAGTGAAGAAATTCTCGCTTTAAAAGAAGAAGGAAACACCCTCAAAACCACATTAAGCGAATTAGAACCCCAGGAAAAAGAATTAAAAGCGCAAATTCAAGATTTACTTTTAGCACTTCCTAACCTTCCTAGTGATACTACACCTATAGGTGCAAGTGAAGATGATAATCCCGAAGTGAGAAAATGGGGAGATGAATATAAACCCGAAAATTCCAATATTTTACCTCATTGGGAAATTGGGGAAAAGATGGGTATTTTGAATTTTGAAAGAGCGGTAAAAATTGCCCAAAGTCGGTTTGTGAGTTTGATAGGTGCGGGTGCTGCTTTAGAAAGAGCGTTAATTCAATTTATGCTTTCTAAACATATTGAAAATGGGTATATTGAAGTTAGTCCACCAATATTAGTAAATACTGATTCTTTAACGGGAACTGGACAATTACCCAAGTTTGCAGAGGAAAGTTTTAAATGTGCAGATGATGAATTGTGGTTAATTCCCACTGCGGAAGTTCCGGTGACAAATTTTTATCGGGGGGAAATTATCAACGCGGAAGAATTACCCATTTATCACTGTGCTTATACTCCTTGTTTTCGGCGAGAAGCGGGAAGTTATGGACGAGATATGCGGGGTTTAATTCGGTTGCATCAATTCAATAAAGTTGAGTTGGTGAAGTTAGTAAAACCGGAAGATTCTTTTGAGGAATTAGAGAAGTTAGTAGGAAGTGCAGAGTCAATTTTACAGGGTTTAAAATTGCCTTATCGGGTGATTAATTTATGTACTGCTGATTTAGGTTTTGGGGCAACAAAGACCTATGATTTAGAGGTTTGGTTGCCATCTTCTGGGAAGTATCGAGAGATTTCTAGTTGTTCTAATTGTGTTGATTTTCAAGCAAGAAGAGCGGATATTAGATTTAAGGAAGCTGGTAAGAAAGGGACGCAGTTTGTACATACTTTAAATGGTTCTGGTTTAGCTGTGGGAAGGACGATGGCAGCTATTTTGGAGAATTATCAGCAAGCTGATGGGACGATTAAAGTACCGGAGGTTTTGCAGGTTTATTTGGGTAGGGAGGTTTTGTAG
- a CDS encoding transcriptional regulator, with protein MTTTLNKEEYIKLLSETVPRIIDTEIEHKRLLNEVDKLMDLGENLTDEQAEVLQLLVTLIEQYENKVYQMKAVTPLDILHELMSVRQLKQKDIVEIFGSKGITSEVINGKRSISKNQAKALGDFFHVSYALFL; from the coding sequence ATGACAACTACACTAAACAAGGAAGAATACATTAAGCTACTTTCTGAAACTGTGCCACGTATAATTGACACAGAAATAGAGCATAAGCGTCTACTAAATGAAGTAGATAAGCTTATGGATTTAGGGGAAAATTTGACAGACGAACAAGCTGAAGTTTTACAGTTGCTAGTAACACTAATTGAGCAATATGAAAATAAAGTCTATCAAATGAAAGCTGTAACTCCCCTAGATATATTACATGAGTTAATGTCAGTAAGACAACTCAAACAAAAGGATATCGTTGAAATTTTTGGCTCAAAAGGTATTACTTCAGAAGTAATAAATGGTAAGAGAAGTATTAGCAAAAATCAAGCCAAAGCATTGGGAGATTTTTTTCATGTATCATATGCTTTGTTTTTGTAA
- a CDS encoding type II toxin-antitoxin system HigB family toxin, with protein sequence MKIIGIENLTAFSKIHPDSEISLNVWLQTAQKEEWKHIIDVREVYPHADFVQGYTVFNIGGNKFRLITKITYKVKTIKIEDVLTHSEYNEDKWKK encoded by the coding sequence ATGAAAATTATTGGTATTGAAAACCTAACTGCATTTAGTAAAATTCATCCAGATTCTGAAATTAGTCTTAATGTTTGGCTCCAGACTGCCCAAAAAGAAGAATGGAAACACATTATAGATGTAAGAGAAGTCTATCCCCACGCAGATTTTGTACAAGGCTACACAGTCTTTAATATAGGAGGAAATAAGTTTCGGTTAATTACTAAAATTACCTATAAAGTCAAGACTATTAAGATTGAAGATGTATTAACTCATAGTGAATATAATGAAGATAAGTGGAAAAAATGA
- a CDS encoding DUF4870 domain-containing protein, translated as MYDSDKRRLLSALSHGAIFFSTTFVSVGLPIALLVISDDPVVKDNAKESINFHFNVWFYGAILGALFFLLGWLVLPLVILLPLAGLGYLIHWGLTIFAIVKVFDNPDTPFRYPFIFRVF; from the coding sequence ATGTACGACAGTGATAAACGCAGACTCTTATCAGCATTATCTCATGGAGCAATATTTTTCAGCACCACCTTTGTATCAGTAGGTTTACCAATCGCTTTATTAGTAATATCCGATGATCCTGTAGTCAAAGATAATGCTAAAGAATCCATCAACTTTCATTTTAACGTTTGGTTTTATGGTGCAATTTTAGGAGCATTATTCTTTCTCTTGGGTTGGTTAGTATTACCATTAGTGATATTATTACCATTAGCAGGATTAGGATATTTAATCCATTGGGGATTAACCATTTTTGCCATTGTCAAAGTTTTTGATAATCCTGATACACCCTTTCGCTATCCATTCATTTTTCGAGTTTTTTAG
- the hemB gene encoding porphobilinogen synthase yields the protein MFPTHRPRRLRTHPQLRRMVRETVLTTNDLIYPLFAVPGERIANEVKSMAGVYQLSIDKIVEEAKEVYDLGIPAIILFGIPENKDIDATGAWHDCGIVQKATAAVKKAVPNLIVINDTCLCEYTSHGHCGYLQTGDLTGRVLNDPTLELLKKTAVAQAQAGADIIAPSGMMDGFVQAIRAGLDEAGFQDIPIMSYAAKYASAYYGPFRDAADSTPQFGDRRTYQMDPGNSREAIKEIELDIAEGADMLMVKPALAYMDIIWQVKQASNLPVAAYNVSGEYSMVKAAAANGWIDEERVVMETLTGFKRAGADLILTYHAKDAARWL from the coding sequence ATGTTTCCCACCCATCGTCCCCGTCGTTTACGTACCCATCCCCAACTACGTCGCATGGTACGTGAAACCGTTTTAACAACCAATGATTTAATTTATCCTTTGTTTGCTGTTCCCGGTGAAAGAATTGCTAATGAAGTAAAATCTATGGCCGGGGTTTATCAACTTTCCATAGATAAAATTGTTGAAGAAGCAAAAGAAGTTTATGACTTAGGAATTCCGGCAATTATCTTATTTGGAATTCCTGAAAATAAAGACATAGATGCGACCGGTGCTTGGCATGATTGTGGTATTGTTCAAAAAGCAACAGCAGCAGTTAAAAAAGCTGTTCCTAATTTAATTGTTATCAATGACACTTGTTTATGTGAATATACAAGTCATGGACATTGTGGTTATTTACAAACTGGTGATTTAACTGGTAGAGTTTTAAATGATCCAACTTTGGAATTATTGAAAAAAACCGCTGTTGCTCAAGCACAAGCTGGCGCAGACATCATAGCACCTTCAGGAATGATGGATGGTTTTGTTCAGGCTATTCGTGCAGGTTTGGATGAAGCTGGTTTTCAAGACATTCCTATCATGTCCTATGCGGCAAAATATGCTTCTGCCTATTATGGACCCTTCCGGGATGCAGCGGACTCTACACCACAATTTGGTGATAGACGCACTTACCAAATGGACCCTGGTAATTCCCGTGAAGCAATCAAGGAAATTGAGTTGGATATTGCCGAAGGTGCTGATATGCTAATGGTAAAACCAGCTTTGGCATATATGGATATTATTTGGCAGGTGAAACAAGCTAGTAATTTACCTGTGGCCGCTTATAATGTTTCTGGTGAGTATTCTATGGTAAAAGCTGCCGCTGCAAACGGTTGGATAGATGAGGAGCGTGTGGTGATGGAAACTTTGACAGGCTTTAAAAGGGCTGGTGCTGATTTGATTTTAACTTATCACGCTAAAGATGCGGCTCGGTGGTTGTAG
- a CDS encoding sulfite exporter TauE/SafE family protein — protein sequence MWILGHILAVGIGISLGLIGGGGSVLALPILVYVMGVPTKSAIAMTLVIVGTVSLIGLIPHWKKGNINFKKAIIFGSATMMGAFFGAKVAGLPLITANIQMLLFAIMMLLAAILMIKRSFKQTANASSENNPENPNSEVYQPPVCKYCWLWLLSEGFGVGILTGLVGVGGGFAIVPALVILGKTPMKEAIGTSLLILVVNALAGFLGYLGQVNLDWQLVGSFILAASLGSFLGSYLSQFIDGKKLQKYFGYFLIAVATFVLFQNYGSFQKQKSAVSIQGERVQVTR from the coding sequence GTGTGGATATTAGGACATATATTAGCAGTTGGAATTGGTATTAGTTTGGGTTTAATTGGTGGTGGTGGTTCGGTTTTAGCATTACCAATTTTAGTTTATGTGATGGGAGTACCTACTAAGTCTGCTATTGCTATGACTTTGGTAATTGTCGGAACTGTGAGTTTAATTGGTTTAATCCCTCATTGGAAAAAGGGTAATATTAATTTTAAAAAGGCAATAATTTTTGGTTCTGCAACGATGATGGGCGCTTTTTTTGGTGCAAAAGTTGCAGGTTTACCATTGATTACTGCTAATATACAAATGCTGCTATTTGCAATTATGATGTTGTTAGCAGCGATTTTAATGATTAAACGGAGTTTTAAACAAACTGCGAACGCATCTTCAGAAAATAACCCAGAAAATCCCAATTCAGAAGTCTATCAACCACCTGTTTGTAAATATTGTTGGTTGTGGTTATTATCTGAAGGTTTTGGGGTAGGAATATTAACGGGTTTGGTAGGAGTTGGTGGTGGTTTTGCTATTGTTCCCGCTTTGGTTATTTTGGGTAAAACACCGATGAAAGAAGCAATTGGAACTTCTTTATTAATTCTAGTTGTTAATGCTTTAGCGGGATTTTTAGGATATTTAGGACAAGTTAATTTAGATTGGCAATTAGTAGGAAGTTTTATTCTAGCTGCTAGTTTAGGTAGTTTTTTAGGTAGTTATTTATCTCAGTTTATTGATGGTAAAAAATTACAAAAGTATTTTGGTTATTTTTTAATAGCTGTAGCAACTTTTGTATTGTTTCAAAATTATGGTAGTTTTCAAAAACAGAAATCAGCAGTCAGTATACAAGGTGAAAGGGTACAAGTAACAAGGTAG
- a CDS encoding rhodanese-like domain-containing protein has protein sequence MTTSAEKQLQFLNAATVKELHEQGKVQLIDVREISEYTGEHIPGSQVLPLSNFQLEQVSLIDSKQIVLYCHAGNRSNQAAQKLIQSGFTEFSQLQGGITAWKQSGYPTKVNKNAPISLMRQVQIVAGFLVFTGTVLGAFVSPWFLILSGFVGAGLVFAGVTNTCAMAMLLAKLPYNK, from the coding sequence ATGACTACATCAGCAGAAAAACAATTGCAATTCTTAAATGCAGCAACAGTTAAAGAATTACATGAACAAGGTAAGGTGCAATTAATAGATGTGCGAGAAATTTCAGAATATACAGGTGAACATATTCCTGGTTCTCAAGTTTTACCACTTTCTAATTTTCAACTAGAACAGGTTTCTTTAATTGATAGTAAACAGATTGTTCTTTATTGTCATGCGGGAAATAGATCAAATCAAGCAGCACAAAAATTAATTCAATCTGGGTTTACAGAGTTTAGTCAGTTGCAGGGAGGAATTACAGCTTGGAAACAGTCAGGATATCCCACTAAAGTTAATAAAAATGCTCCTATTAGTTTGATGAGACAGGTACAAATAGTTGCAGGTTTTCTGGTGTTTACGGGAACTGTTTTAGGTGCTTTTGTCTCTCCTTGGTTTTTGATTTTAAGTGGTTTTGTTGGTGCTGGTTTAGTTTTTGCAGGGGTAACTAATACCTGTGCAATGGCTATGTTATTAGCTAAATTACCTTATAACAAATAA